From a region of the Heliangelus exortis chromosome 19, bHelExo1.hap1, whole genome shotgun sequence genome:
- the DIABLO gene encoding diablo IAP-binding mitochondrial protein — protein MAAGSRWLRSCCSLLRQSFPVVSSIRRCCLSGVSGRWHRAVGVGLGVALCAVPVAEKQNPISLSNEALIKRAVSLVTDSTSTLLSQTTYALIEALTEYTKAIYTLVSLYKQYTNILGKLNSEEVDAVWQVVIGARVDMTTKQQEYLRLESSWMTAIHLSEMAAEAAYQSGADQASVTARSHIQLVKSQVQEVRQLSQKAETKLAEVQTEELIKAHGEESSLPQGVLDNMDADDDPYLRED, from the exons atggcggcgggcAGCCGGTGGCTccggagctgctgctccctcctcag ACAAAGCTTCCCTGTGGTGTCCAGCATCAGGAGGTGCTGCCTCTCGGGCGTGAGCGGGCGCTGGCACCGAGCGGTGGGCGTGGGGCTGGGAGTGGCTCTGTGTGCAGTCCCTGTGGCAGAG AAGCAGAACCCCATCTCCCTCAGTAACGAGGCGCTGATTAAACGAGCAGTTTCCTTGGTAACAGACAGCACCTCCACACTCCTCTCCCAAACAACCTACGCCCTGATTGAGGCCCTGACAGAGTACACAAAG GCAATTTATACCTTGGTGTCTCTCTACAAGCAATACACAAATATCCTGGGGAAACTGAATTCAGAAGAGGTGGATGCAGTCTGGCAGGTGGTGATAGGAGCCAGAGTTGAT ATGACAACAAAACAGCAGGAATACCTGCGGCTGGAATCCAGCTGGATGACAGCAATCCACCTCTCAGAGATGGCAGCAGAAGCTGCCTATCAATCAG GTGCAGACCAAGCCTCAGTGACAGCCCGAAGCCACATCCAGCTGGTGAAGTCACAGGTGCAAGAAGTGAGGCAGCTGTCCCAGAAAGCAGAGACCAAGCTGGCTGAAGTTCAAACAGAAGAGCTCATAAAAGCTCACGGGGAGGAATCTTCATTGCCACAGGGTGTTTTAGACAATATGGATGCAGATGATGACCCTTACCTTCGGGAGGACTGA
- the LOC139804916 gene encoding uncharacterized protein, with protein MPDSFVIHFLKVLKELLAFVLFSYTVLVGALLLAGWTTYFLVLK; from the coding sequence ATGCCTGACTCCTTCGTCATCCACTTCCTCAAGgtgctgaaggagctgctggccTTCGTGCTCTTCAGTTACACCGTGCTGGTGGGGGCACTGCTGCTCGCTGGCTGGACAACGTATTTCTTGGTGCTTAAATGA